From the Streptomyces sp. KMM 9044 genome, one window contains:
- the mqnE gene encoding aminofutalosine synthase MqnE, with protein sequence MDVGLKRELEEKARSGERLSREDGIALYESDDLAWLGGLAHEVRTRKNGDVVHFNVNRHLNMTNVCTASCAYCSFQRKPGEKDAYTMRIEEAVKLAKAMEGENLTELHIVNGLHPNLPWRYYPRSLRELKAALPDVSLKAFTATEIHHFETISGMSASEILDELVDAGLESLTGGGAEIFDWEVRQHIVDHRTHWEDWSRIHRLAHGKGLKTPCTMLYGHIEEPRHRVDHVLRLRELQDETGGFQVFIPLRYQHDFVDMKDGKVRNRLQARTQMATGAEALKTFAVSRLLFDNVPHVKVFWVMHGVNTAQLALQHGADDMDGSVVEYKITHDADDFGTPHKLTREDLLDLIRDAGFRPVERNTRYEIIREYDAADPARRESPQPMRV encoded by the coding sequence ATGGACGTCGGGCTCAAGCGCGAGCTGGAGGAGAAGGCCCGCTCCGGTGAGCGGCTGTCCCGCGAGGACGGCATCGCGCTGTACGAGTCGGACGACCTGGCCTGGCTGGGCGGGCTGGCGCACGAGGTGCGGACGCGGAAGAACGGCGACGTCGTCCACTTCAACGTCAACCGCCACCTCAACATGACGAACGTGTGCACCGCCTCCTGCGCGTACTGCTCCTTCCAGCGCAAGCCGGGGGAGAAGGACGCGTACACGATGCGGATCGAGGAGGCGGTGAAGCTCGCGAAGGCGATGGAGGGGGAGAACCTCACCGAACTGCACATCGTCAACGGGCTCCATCCCAATCTGCCCTGGCGCTACTACCCGCGTTCCCTGCGCGAGCTGAAGGCCGCGCTGCCGGACGTGTCGCTGAAGGCGTTCACCGCCACCGAGATCCACCATTTCGAGACCATCTCCGGGATGTCCGCGTCCGAGATCCTCGACGAGCTGGTCGACGCCGGGCTCGAGTCCCTCACCGGCGGTGGCGCGGAGATCTTCGACTGGGAGGTCCGGCAGCACATCGTCGACCACCGCACCCACTGGGAGGACTGGTCGCGGATCCACCGGCTGGCCCACGGGAAAGGGCTGAAGACCCCCTGCACCATGCTCTACGGCCACATCGAGGAGCCCCGCCACCGTGTCGACCACGTGCTGCGGCTGCGTGAGCTCCAGGACGAGACAGGCGGGTTCCAGGTCTTCATCCCGCTGCGCTACCAGCACGACTTCGTGGACATGAAGGACGGCAAGGTGCGCAACCGCCTCCAGGCCCGGACGCAGATGGCGACCGGGGCCGAGGCGCTGAAGACGTTCGCCGTCTCCCGTCTCCTCTTCGACAACGTCCCGCACGTCAAGGTCTTCTGGGTGATGCACGGCGTCAACACCGCCCAGCTCGCCCTCCAGCACGGCGCGGACGACATGGACGGCTCGGTCGTCGAGTACAAGATCACGCACGACGCGGACGACTTCGGCACGCCGCACAAGCTCACCCGCGAGGACCTGCTGGACCTGATCCGCGACGCCGGTTTCCGCCCGGTGGAGCGCAACACGCGGTACGAGATCATCCGTGAGTACGACGCCGCTGACCCCGCCCGCCGTGAGTCCCCGCAGCCGATGCGGGTCTGA
- a CDS encoding Lrp/AsnC family transcriptional regulator — protein MDAVDRQLIQALRENGRASYAELGRLVGLSGPSVTDRINRLEAAGVITGYRATVDAASLGLGVTALIGISLSDDADHEDVAQRLKDLREIEDCWFIAGDDSFMLKVRAADVDGLERMIRRLSGTKGVSRTRTTIVLSTKWENRVGELPEEVQ, from the coding sequence ATGGACGCGGTGGACAGGCAGCTCATCCAGGCCCTGAGAGAGAACGGCCGGGCCTCCTACGCCGAGCTGGGGCGCCTCGTCGGCCTGTCGGGACCCAGCGTCACCGACCGGATCAACCGGCTGGAGGCGGCCGGTGTCATCACCGGCTACCGCGCCACCGTGGACGCGGCCTCGCTCGGCCTCGGGGTGACCGCCCTGATCGGCATCTCGCTCTCCGACGACGCCGACCACGAGGACGTGGCGCAGCGGCTGAAGGACCTGCGGGAGATCGAGGACTGCTGGTTCATCGCCGGCGACGACTCCTTCATGCTCAAGGTGCGGGCGGCCGACGTGGACGGGCTGGAGCGGATGATCCGCCGGCTGTCCGGCACCAAGGGCGTCTCCCGGACGCGTACCACCATCGTGCTCTCCACGAAGTGGGAGAACCGCGTGGGGGAGCTGCCCGAAGAGGTCCAGTAG
- a CDS encoding UbiX family flavin prenyltransferase, translating into MPDRLGVVNHLKPGETTRTPWILGVSGASGTPYAAAVIRALLQAGESVDLVVSRASRLTLLDETDISFRDAHWRDDLRQWLSRGADGKPGTFTVDLGGVRYWAAGDLAAGPSSGSYPSRGMLIVPASTACVAGVALGLSKDLLQRAASVTLKEGRTLVVAVRETPLNGQTLRHLVSLDDAGATVVPASPAFYAGAAHIQDLVDFVAGRVLDAAGVEHRLYRRWKGELGGGPSASRTA; encoded by the coding sequence ATGCCGGATAGGCTCGGTGTCGTGAACCATCTCAAGCCAGGAGAGACGACGCGAACGCCTTGGATCCTGGGGGTGTCCGGCGCTTCCGGCACGCCATATGCGGCAGCCGTCATCCGTGCGCTCCTCCAAGCGGGGGAGAGCGTCGACCTCGTCGTCAGCCGTGCCTCGCGGCTCACCCTGCTGGACGAGACCGACATCTCCTTCCGGGACGCCCACTGGCGGGACGACCTGCGGCAATGGCTGTCCCGTGGAGCGGACGGCAAGCCGGGCACCTTCACCGTGGACCTCGGTGGCGTGCGGTACTGGGCCGCCGGTGACCTCGCCGCGGGGCCCTCCTCCGGTTCGTATCCGAGCCGGGGCATGCTGATCGTGCCCGCCTCCACGGCCTGCGTGGCCGGGGTGGCGCTCGGGCTGTCCAAGGACCTGCTGCAACGGGCGGCGAGCGTGACCCTCAAGGAAGGGCGCACCCTGGTCGTGGCCGTACGGGAGACCCCGCTGAACGGCCAGACCCTGCGGCACCTGGTCTCCCTCGACGACGCGGGCGCGACCGTGGTGCCCGCCTCACCGGCGTTCTACGCGGGTGCGGCGCACATCCAGGACCTGGTGGACTTCGTCGCCGGACGCGTACTCGACGCTGCGGGTGTCGAGCACCGGCTGTACCGCCGCTGGAAGGGCGAACTCGGGGGTGGGCCCTCAGCGTCCCGTACCGCCTGA
- a CDS encoding rhomboid family intramembrane serine protease, with protein sequence MVAWVALLWLLEVADVASGHALDDFGVVPRTASELVDVVPSAFVHFGFAHVAANSVPLLVLGFLAALGGLRRFAAVCALIIVCDGLGVWLIAPAYTNTAGASGLVFGLFGFLLCSGFVERRPMGVVVAVLVGAVWGGSILAGIAPGQAGVSWQGHLIGLLAGVASAFLFRRRPGRRGALTT encoded by the coding sequence ATGGTGGCCTGGGTGGCGCTGCTGTGGCTGCTGGAAGTGGCCGACGTGGCCTCCGGTCACGCGCTGGACGACTTCGGCGTCGTGCCGCGCACGGCCTCGGAGCTGGTCGACGTCGTCCCCTCCGCTTTCGTCCACTTCGGTTTCGCCCATGTCGCGGCGAACAGTGTGCCGCTGCTGGTGCTCGGTTTCCTCGCCGCCCTGGGCGGGCTGCGCCGGTTCGCCGCCGTGTGCGCGCTGATCATCGTCTGCGACGGCCTGGGGGTGTGGCTCATAGCCCCGGCATACACCAACACGGCGGGCGCCTCCGGTCTGGTCTTCGGCCTGTTCGGCTTCCTGTTGTGCAGCGGCTTCGTAGAGCGCCGGCCGATGGGCGTCGTGGTCGCCGTGCTGGTCGGCGCGGTCTGGGGTGGCTCGATCCTCGCGGGCATCGCGCCCGGTCAGGCCGGCGTGAGCTGGCAGGGCCACCTCATCGGCCTGCTGGCCGGCGTGGCATCGGCCTTCCTGTTCCGGCGCCGGCCGGGCCGCCGGGGCGCGCTGACGACGTAG
- the mqnP gene encoding menaquinone biosynthesis prenyltransferase MqnP, whose protein sequence is MMTTADGIANPGVAPQPTGRVKAFLRLVMIEHSVFALPFAYIAALTAMYEWDRTIHWGRLLLVTIAMVGLRTFAMAANRIIDREIDARNPRTAHRELVTGAMSVRHAWTGAVIALVVFLGAAALLNPLCLALAPVAVIPMVVYPYGKRFTNFPQAILGLAQAMGPVGGWLAVTGSWSWDAVVLGLAVGVWIGGFDLIYACQDVETDREVGVKSVPARFGIPAAVRGARACHAVTTALFVWYAVLTGAGAFFWLGLVIVAAAFVYEHTIVRPNDLTRLNRAFFSVNGFIGIALFVCALLDLLVRGLTV, encoded by the coding sequence ATGATGACCACCGCCGACGGGATCGCGAACCCGGGCGTGGCACCGCAGCCGACCGGCAGGGTGAAGGCCTTCCTGCGCCTGGTGATGATCGAGCACTCCGTGTTCGCGCTGCCCTTCGCGTACATCGCCGCTCTCACCGCGATGTACGAGTGGGACCGGACCATCCACTGGGGCCGGCTGCTCCTGGTCACGATCGCCATGGTCGGCCTGCGCACCTTCGCGATGGCCGCCAACCGGATCATCGACCGCGAGATCGACGCCCGCAACCCGCGTACCGCGCACCGCGAACTGGTCACCGGCGCGATGTCGGTCCGGCACGCGTGGACCGGCGCCGTCATCGCCCTGGTGGTGTTCCTGGGCGCGGCTGCCCTGCTCAACCCGCTCTGCCTGGCCCTCGCGCCGGTCGCGGTGATCCCGATGGTGGTCTATCCGTACGGCAAGCGGTTCACCAACTTCCCGCAGGCCATCCTCGGACTCGCCCAGGCCATGGGCCCGGTCGGCGGATGGCTGGCTGTCACCGGCTCCTGGTCCTGGGACGCGGTCGTCCTCGGCCTCGCGGTCGGCGTCTGGATCGGCGGCTTCGATCTCATCTACGCCTGCCAGGACGTGGAGACCGACCGCGAGGTCGGCGTGAAGTCGGTCCCGGCCCGCTTCGGCATCCCGGCCGCCGTCCGGGGCGCCCGCGCCTGCCACGCCGTGACGACGGCCCTGTTCGTCTGGTATGCGGTCCTCACCGGCGCCGGCGCGTTCTTCTGGCTCGGCCTGGTGATCGTCGCGGCGGCCTTCGTCTACGAGCACACCATCGTCCGCCCGAACGACCTGACCCGCCTGAACCGTGCCTTCTTCAGCGTCAACGGCTTCATCGGCATCGCGCTGTTCGTCTGCGCGCTGCTGGACCTCCTGGTACGGGGGCTGACGGTCTGA
- a CDS encoding menaquinone biosynthesis decarboxylase, which translates to MAYDDLRSLLRALDREGDLKRVKAEVDPYLEVGEIVDRVQKAGGPALLFENVRGSGMPLAMNVYGTDRRLLKALGLKSYAGISERIGGLLKPELPNGFVGLREAFGKLGSMTHVPPRKVKDAPVQEVVLQGDDVDLGQLPALFTWPKDGGSFFNLGLTHTKDPETGIRNLGLYRLQRHDKRTIGMHWQIHKDSRNHYQVAARRGERLPVAIAFGCPPAVTYASTAPLPGDIDEYLFAGFLQGKRIEMVDCKTVPLQVPAHAEVVVEGWLEPGEMLPEGPFGDHTGFYTPQEPFPALKIDCVTMRRRPLLQSIVVGRPPTEDGPLGRATERFFLPLLKIIVPDIVDYHLPEAGGFHNCAIISIDKKYPKHAQKVMHAVWGAHMMSLTKLIVVVDSDCDVHDLHEVAWRALGNTDYARDLSVVEGPVDHLDHSSYQQFWGGKAGIDATKKWPEEGYTRDGGWPDMVESDPDTAALVDRRWKEYGL; encoded by the coding sequence ATGGCTTACGACGATCTTCGCTCCCTGCTGAGGGCCCTGGACCGCGAGGGAGACCTCAAGCGCGTCAAGGCCGAGGTCGACCCGTACCTCGAGGTCGGTGAGATCGTCGACCGGGTGCAGAAGGCCGGCGGTCCCGCCCTGCTCTTCGAGAACGTGCGCGGTTCGGGCATGCCCCTCGCGATGAACGTGTACGGCACCGACCGCCGCCTGCTGAAGGCGCTCGGCCTGAAGTCGTACGCCGGGATCAGCGAGAGGATCGGCGGCCTCCTCAAGCCCGAGCTGCCCAACGGCTTCGTGGGCCTGCGCGAGGCGTTCGGCAAGCTCGGCTCGATGACCCACGTACCGCCGAGGAAGGTGAAGGACGCCCCGGTGCAGGAGGTCGTCCTGCAGGGCGACGACGTGGACCTCGGTCAGCTCCCCGCCCTGTTCACCTGGCCCAAGGACGGCGGCTCCTTCTTCAACCTGGGCCTCACCCACACCAAGGACCCCGAGACGGGCATCCGCAACCTCGGCCTGTACCGGCTCCAGCGCCACGACAAGCGCACCATCGGCATGCACTGGCAGATCCACAAGGACAGCCGGAACCACTACCAGGTGGCCGCCCGCCGCGGCGAGCGGCTCCCGGTCGCCATCGCCTTCGGCTGTCCGCCCGCCGTGACGTACGCCTCCACCGCCCCGCTCCCCGGCGACATCGACGAGTACCTCTTCGCCGGGTTCCTGCAGGGCAAGCGGATCGAGATGGTCGACTGCAAGACGGTCCCGCTCCAGGTCCCGGCGCACGCCGAGGTCGTCGTCGAGGGCTGGCTGGAGCCGGGCGAGATGCTTCCCGAGGGCCCGTTCGGCGACCACACCGGGTTCTACACCCCGCAGGAACCGTTCCCCGCACTGAAGATCGACTGCGTCACCATGCGCAGGCGCCCGCTGCTCCAGTCGATCGTCGTCGGCCGCCCGCCGACCGAGGACGGGCCCCTGGGCCGTGCGACGGAACGCTTCTTCCTGCCCCTCCTCAAGATCATCGTCCCGGACATCGTGGACTACCACCTCCCCGAGGCCGGCGGCTTCCACAACTGCGCGATCATCTCGATCGACAAGAAGTACCCCAAGCACGCGCAGAAGGTGATGCACGCCGTCTGGGGCGCCCACATGATGTCGCTGACCAAGCTGATCGTGGTCGTCGACTCCGACTGCGACGTCCACGACCTGCACGAGGTCGCCTGGCGGGCCCTCGGCAACACCGACTACGCCCGTGACCTCAGCGTCGTCGAAGGTCCGGTCGACCACCTCGACCACTCGTCCTACCAGCAGTTCTGGGGCGGCAAGGCGGGCATCGACGCGACGAAGAAGTGGCCCGAGGAGGGGTACACGCGCGACGGCGGCTGGCCCGACATGGTCGAGTCCGACCCGGACACGGCCGCACTGGTCGACCGCCGCTGGAAGGAGTACGGACTGTGA
- a CDS encoding PLD nuclease N-terminal domain-containing protein, producing MLRVLMFLVPLALSVYAFIDCISTKDEDVRHMPKPLWAILVLVFPLVGSISWIIAGKKRHPAGAGGGVNSAWGRGGGRQRWVAPDDNPDFLKSLGEEPDGPGEKNTDPGRDKGKERDEKPETD from the coding sequence ATGCTCCGGGTGCTGATGTTCCTCGTCCCCCTCGCACTGAGCGTCTACGCGTTCATCGACTGCATCAGCACGAAGGACGAGGACGTGCGTCACATGCCCAAGCCGCTGTGGGCGATCCTCGTGCTGGTGTTCCCGCTCGTCGGTTCGATCTCGTGGATCATCGCCGGCAAGAAGCGGCACCCCGCGGGCGCGGGCGGCGGCGTCAATTCCGCGTGGGGCCGGGGCGGCGGCCGGCAGCGGTGGGTGGCGCCGGACGACAACCCCGATTTCCTGAAGTCGCTCGGCGAGGAGCCGGACGGGCCCGGGGAGAAGAACACCGACCCGGGCAGGGACAAGGGCAAGGAACGCGACGAGAAGCCCGAGACCGACTGA
- the ccsB gene encoding c-type cytochrome biogenesis protein CcsB, translating into MTLAAATDLVTATSLAAAKNENLAEISNVLIYSAMAVYTLAFFAYIAEWIFGSRSKVARTAAALTPRAQSAKKAAPAVTVKQEGGTAVLERPKVVVRAVAGARDVPDGPGAHGGDAQGDLYGRIAVSLTVLAFLVEFGGVLTRALSVQRAPWGNMYEFNITFTTVVVGVYVLLLALKKNVRWLGLFLTTTVLLDLGLAVTVLYTESDQLVPALDSYWLYIHVSTAILCGAVFYVGAVGTVLYLFKDTYESKLARGGRPGNFATSVMERLPASASLDKFSYRVNAAVFPLWTFTIIAGAIWAGDAWGRYWGWDPKETWSFITWVAYAGYLHARATAGWKGRKAAYLALLAFGCWLFNYYGVNIFVSGKHSYADVGLGALTAVGF; encoded by the coding sequence GTGACTCTCGCCGCCGCAACCGATCTGGTCACCGCCACGAGCCTGGCCGCCGCGAAGAACGAGAATCTCGCGGAGATCAGCAACGTCCTGATCTACTCCGCGATGGCGGTCTACACCCTGGCCTTCTTCGCGTACATCGCCGAATGGATCTTCGGTAGCCGCAGCAAGGTCGCCCGCACCGCCGCCGCGCTCACCCCCCGCGCGCAGTCGGCGAAGAAGGCCGCCCCCGCGGTCACCGTGAAGCAGGAGGGCGGCACCGCCGTACTGGAGCGGCCCAAGGTCGTCGTACGGGCCGTGGCCGGCGCGCGGGACGTGCCCGACGGGCCGGGGGCGCACGGCGGGGACGCGCAGGGCGACCTCTACGGGCGGATCGCCGTCTCCCTCACCGTGCTCGCCTTCCTGGTCGAGTTCGGCGGTGTGCTCACCCGGGCGCTGTCCGTGCAGCGGGCGCCGTGGGGCAACATGTACGAGTTCAACATCACCTTCACCACGGTCGTCGTCGGCGTGTACGTCCTGCTGCTGGCGCTGAAGAAGAACGTGCGCTGGCTCGGCCTGTTCCTGACCACGACGGTCCTCCTCGACCTCGGCCTGGCCGTCACCGTCCTGTACACCGAGAGCGACCAGCTGGTCCCCGCGCTCGACTCGTACTGGCTCTACATCCACGTCTCCACCGCGATCCTGTGCGGCGCGGTCTTCTACGTCGGTGCGGTCGGCACGGTCCTGTACCTCTTCAAGGACACCTACGAGAGCAAGCTCGCGCGGGGCGGCAGGCCCGGCAACTTCGCCACCTCCGTCATGGAGCGGCTGCCCGCCTCCGCCTCGCTCGACAAGTTCTCCTACCGCGTCAACGCGGCCGTCTTCCCGCTGTGGACGTTCACGATCATCGCGGGCGCCATCTGGGCCGGTGACGCCTGGGGCCGCTACTGGGGCTGGGACCCCAAGGAGACCTGGTCCTTCATCACCTGGGTCGCCTACGCCGGCTACCTGCACGCCCGCGCCACCGCAGGCTGGAAGGGCCGCAAGGCCGCCTACCTGGCCCTGCTCGCCTTCGGCTGCTGGCTGTTCAACTACTACGGCGTGAACATCTTCGTCTCCGGCAAGCACTCCTACGCCGACGTCGGCCTGGGCGCCCTCACCGCCGTCGGCTTCTGA
- the resB gene encoding cytochrome c biogenesis protein ResB, producing MSTTSKTGREHTPGKSGGAAADAAAQDQADRDRDRDQDLGAAGSQLSTAPKEELPNLPALGVIGWARWFWRQLTSMRVALLLLLLLSLAAIPGSLIPQTGVDETRVADFREQHEFLAPVYDKVGLFNVYSSVWFSAIYILLFVSLIGCIVPRTWQFVGQLRGRPPGAPKRLTRLPAYTTWRTGADPGQVRGAALALLRKRRFRAHLAGDAVAAEKGYLREVGNLAFHLALIVMLVAFAWGQLFKSEGNKLIVEGNGFANTLSQYDDFKSGNLFDVADLEPFSFDVKSFTGTYERSGPNKGTPRTYETELVYSEGAYGEERTTTVKVNEPLRIGDSKVYLVSHGYAPVVTVRDGDGKVVFKDAVPLLPLDSNVTSSGVVKVLDGYRNAEGEKEQLGFNAFFVPTFGGSQSGTMLSQFPALDYPVLALSAYHGDLKADSGIPQSVYQMDRTKMKEFKDSDGELFKKMLTPGETMTLPDGAGTVTFENDIREWAGFQMVQEPGGGWALGGALVAIAGLAGSLFIQRRRVWVRAVEGPDGVTVVEMAGLGRSESATVPEELGDLAGILYDRAPGAQEPSADSPDSPDAPDSPDTPDPQAVPAEGAEKP from the coding sequence ATGAGCACGACTTCCAAGACCGGGCGGGAACACACCCCGGGGAAATCCGGGGGTGCCGCGGCCGACGCAGCGGCCCAGGACCAGGCCGACCGCGACCGCGACCGGGACCAGGACCTCGGCGCGGCCGGCTCCCAGCTGTCCACCGCGCCCAAGGAGGAGCTGCCGAACCTGCCCGCCCTGGGCGTCATCGGCTGGGCCCGCTGGTTCTGGCGGCAGCTCACCTCCATGCGGGTGGCGCTGCTGCTGCTCCTGCTGCTGTCGCTCGCCGCGATCCCCGGCTCGCTGATCCCGCAGACCGGCGTCGACGAGACCCGGGTCGCCGACTTCCGTGAGCAGCACGAGTTCCTCGCGCCGGTCTACGACAAGGTCGGCCTGTTCAACGTCTACAGCTCGGTGTGGTTCTCGGCGATCTACATCCTGCTGTTCGTCTCCCTCATCGGCTGCATCGTGCCCCGCACCTGGCAGTTCGTGGGCCAGCTGCGCGGACGCCCGCCGGGTGCCCCCAAGCGCCTGACCCGGCTGCCCGCGTACACCACCTGGCGGACCGGGGCCGACCCCGGGCAGGTTCGCGGGGCCGCGCTCGCCCTGCTGCGGAAGCGCCGCTTCCGTGCCCACCTCGCCGGTGACGCCGTCGCCGCCGAGAAGGGCTATCTGCGCGAAGTGGGCAACCTCGCCTTCCACCTCGCCCTGATCGTGATGCTGGTCGCCTTCGCCTGGGGGCAGTTGTTCAAGTCCGAGGGCAACAAGCTGATCGTCGAGGGCAACGGCTTCGCCAACACGCTCTCGCAGTACGACGACTTCAAGTCCGGCAACCTCTTCGACGTCGCCGACCTGGAGCCGTTCAGCTTCGACGTGAAGTCCTTCACCGGCACCTACGAGCGCAGCGGCCCCAACAAGGGAACGCCGCGCACCTACGAGACCGAGCTCGTCTACAGCGAGGGCGCCTACGGCGAGGAGAGGACGACCACCGTCAAGGTCAACGAGCCGCTGCGGATCGGCGACTCCAAGGTCTACCTCGTCAGCCACGGTTACGCGCCCGTGGTCACCGTCCGCGACGGCGACGGCAAGGTCGTCTTCAAGGACGCGGTGCCCCTGCTGCCGCTCGACTCCAACGTCACCTCCTCCGGAGTGGTCAAGGTCCTCGACGGCTACCGCAACGCCGAGGGTGAGAAGGAACAGCTCGGCTTCAACGCCTTCTTCGTGCCCACCTTCGGCGGCTCCCAGAGCGGCACGATGCTCTCCCAGTTCCCGGCCCTCGACTATCCGGTGCTCGCGCTGTCCGCCTACCACGGCGATCTGAAGGCCGATTCCGGCATTCCGCAGAGCGTGTACCAGATGGACAGGACCAAGATGAAGGAGTTCAAGGACTCCGACGGTGAGCTGTTCAAGAAGATGCTGACGCCCGGCGAGACCATGACCCTCCCGGACGGTGCGGGCACGGTCACCTTCGAGAACGACATCAGGGAATGGGCCGGCTTCCAGATGGTCCAGGAGCCGGGCGGCGGCTGGGCCCTCGGCGGTGCCCTCGTCGCGATCGCCGGTCTGGCCGGCTCCCTGTTCATCCAACGGCGCCGGGTGTGGGTGCGCGCGGTCGAGGGCCCCGACGGCGTCACCGTCGTCGAGATGGCCGGGCTCGGTCGCAGCGAGTCCGCCACCGTGCCCGAGGAACTCGGTGACCTCGCCGGAATCCTCTACGACCGGGCCCCGGGCGCCCAGGAGCCGTCCGCCGATTCACCTGACTCGCCTGACGCACCGGACTCGCCCGACACCCCCGACCCTCAAGCCGTACCTGCCGAAGGGGCTGAGAAGCCGTGA
- a CDS encoding cytochrome c biogenesis CcdA family protein translates to MTVLTALAADAGSLTAGTAHLAAETGYNGTVLNGALLVALPIALLGGLVSFFSPCVLPLVPGYLSYVTGVSGTDLAEARRGRMVAGASLFVLGFTVVFVSGGAFFGFFGQTLQEQSDVLTKVLGVLMILMGVFFMGMMPWLTQREFRFHKRPAAGLAGAPVLGALFGIGWTPCIGPTLASVLTLSAQQESAGRGAVLTVAYCLGLGLPFVLAAVAFRKALGAFGWVKRHYVWVIRVGGTLMILTGVLLLTGVWDSLVVEMQTWSNGFTVGI, encoded by the coding sequence GTGACCGTCCTCACCGCGCTCGCGGCCGACGCGGGCTCCCTCACCGCCGGGACGGCCCACCTCGCCGCCGAGACGGGCTACAACGGCACGGTGCTCAACGGCGCCCTGCTGGTGGCGTTGCCCATCGCCCTGCTCGGCGGCCTCGTCTCCTTCTTCTCGCCCTGCGTCCTGCCACTGGTCCCCGGCTACCTCTCCTACGTCACCGGCGTGTCCGGCACCGACCTGGCCGAGGCCCGGCGCGGCCGGATGGTCGCCGGCGCCTCGCTGTTCGTCCTCGGCTTCACCGTCGTGTTCGTCTCGGGCGGCGCCTTCTTCGGCTTCTTCGGGCAGACGCTGCAGGAACAGTCGGACGTCCTCACCAAGGTGCTCGGCGTCCTCATGATCCTCATGGGCGTCTTCTTCATGGGGATGATGCCCTGGCTGACCCAGCGCGAGTTCCGCTTCCACAAGCGGCCGGCGGCCGGGCTGGCCGGCGCGCCCGTCCTCGGCGCCCTGTTCGGCATCGGCTGGACGCCCTGCATCGGCCCCACCCTCGCCTCCGTGCTGACGCTCTCCGCACAGCAGGAGAGCGCCGGACGCGGCGCCGTACTGACCGTCGCGTACTGTCTGGGACTGGGTCTGCCCTTCGTCCTCGCGGCCGTGGCCTTCCGTAAGGCGCTCGGCGCCTTCGGGTGGGTCAAGCGGCACTACGTCTGGGTCATACGGGTCGGCGGCACGCTGATGATCCTGACCGGAGTGCTGCTGCTCACCGGAGTGTGGGACAGCCTCGTGGTGGAGATGCAGACCTGGTCCAACGGCTTCACTGTGGGGATCTGA
- a CDS encoding TlpA family protein disulfide reductase has product MSAASRAPQRSNRATRVHAVRARRRAVLATGTAVAALLLSACGSGGTSGGGGNTNFVTGADGISTVARGERVAAPDLSGKTIEGEHLDVAAFRGKVVVLNVWGSWCNPCRAEAKYFAKVSEDYAGRDVQFVGINTRDTSTGSALAFEKDFGITYPSLYDPTGKLMLRFEKGTLNPQAIPSTLILDRDGKVAARSLTALSEERLLKMLEPVVAEK; this is encoded by the coding sequence ATGAGTGCCGCCAGCCGCGCCCCCCAGCGCTCGAACCGCGCCACCCGAGTTCACGCCGTCCGCGCGCGCCGCCGTGCCGTCCTGGCCACCGGAACCGCGGTGGCGGCCCTGCTGCTCTCCGCGTGCGGTTCCGGCGGAACCTCCGGCGGGGGCGGCAACACCAACTTCGTCACCGGCGCCGACGGCATCTCCACCGTCGCCAGGGGCGAGCGCGTCGCCGCGCCCGACCTGTCCGGCAAGACGATCGAGGGCGAACACCTCGACGTCGCCGCCTTCCGGGGCAAGGTCGTCGTCCTCAACGTGTGGGGCTCCTGGTGCAACCCGTGCCGCGCGGAGGCCAAGTACTTCGCCAAGGTGTCCGAGGACTACGCCGGCCGGGACGTGCAGTTCGTCGGCATCAACACCCGCGACACCAGTACCGGGTCGGCGCTCGCCTTCGAGAAGGACTTCGGCATCACCTACCCGAGCCTGTACGACCCCACGGGCAAGCTGATGCTCCGCTTCGAGAAGGGCACCCTCAACCCGCAGGCGATCCCCTCCACCCTGATCCTGGACCGGGACGGGAAGGTCGCCGCCCGATCGCTCACCGCGCTCAGCGAGGAACGGCTGCTGAAGATGCTCGAGCCGGTCGTCGCGGAGAAGTGA